Proteins encoded together in one Sphingobacteriales bacterium window:
- a CDS encoding DUF2147 domain-containing protein, giving the protein MKRLCLLMILCFSCAGIFGQALNADAVAGRWYTSKRECIIEIYKKADVYYGKIVWLKEPYDEKGNPVKDDKNPDEKLRNRPLMGTTIMYGFRYSGENKWEDGKIYNPDDGNTYQAFMKLIDNNTLQLKGYIGLPLLGMNTTWTRVR; this is encoded by the coding sequence ATGAAAAGGCTTTGCTTACTGATGATATTGTGTTTTTCCTGTGCCGGTATTTTTGGGCAGGCCTTAAATGCTGATGCAGTTGCAGGTAGGTGGTACACCTCCAAAAGGGAATGCATCATTGAAATTTATAAAAAGGCAGATGTGTATTACGGGAAAATAGTCTGGCTGAAAGAACCGTATGATGAAAAAGGAAATCCGGTGAAAGATGATAAAAATCCTGATGAAAAACTCAGGAACAGACCCCTCATGGGAACAACTATCATGTATGGATTCAGGTATTCCGGTGAGAACAAATGGGAAGACGGAAAAATATATAATCCTGATGATGGAAATACCTATCAGGCGTTTATGAAACTTATAGATAACAATACACTTCAGCTAAAAGGATATATCGGGTTGCCCCTGCTGGGGATGAACACAACATGGACGAGGGTTAGATAA